One Paraburkholderia agricolaris genomic region harbors:
- a CDS encoding FAD-dependent oxidoreductase: MSMGAILERSECDVLVVGAGIAGLVAAVQAADRGMKTIVVCKGKIAGGASYFPGKASLGIQVTKGASDYELFKGDIAQVAKGMNDPAIVDAYLTDSPHKISLLNKIGFRPWLRGDNRPACFARHPRDIFMISDWQEASRNARAIIGSSEHIVPFERSSLIRIQTDSGRIVGAVIERDGEYVLIRCKAMVLATGGLASLYQHNLYPGHLYGGGHATALEAGCQLVNMEYIQFIPGLVAPKNKVLFGEHTLKYCTGMVDQQGRDLFADLSPSASEALFVERSAYAPFSCDYASQIFDIRMMEAIRAGSDGVRLTFGANLYEDRSEFYAIYLDWLKRERGIDMCVDEIRVAPFAHSCNGGIRIDEHGETAVAGLFAVGEVSSAIEGANRLGGNSVGGALVFADRAIEKAAHYRDLHECSVSFDEMARDFQSWCAQFAAIESTCTATEVLKTVRQLLWINANVLREHRSLSDALARLDELEAAYSPLVHGFDAYHALAVAKVLMLAMLGRRESRGAHFRADYPNADPRVYRQIVAFHAGALEIRRDHQ; this comes from the coding sequence ATGTCGATGGGTGCGATTCTGGAAAGATCGGAATGCGATGTACTGGTCGTCGGGGCCGGCATTGCAGGCTTGGTGGCGGCGGTACAGGCGGCCGACCGGGGAATGAAAACCATCGTCGTCTGCAAGGGGAAGATTGCTGGCGGCGCTAGCTATTTCCCCGGGAAGGCGAGTCTTGGCATCCAGGTGACGAAGGGGGCGAGCGACTACGAACTGTTCAAAGGCGACATCGCGCAGGTTGCGAAAGGGATGAACGATCCGGCGATCGTTGACGCCTACCTGACCGATTCGCCCCACAAGATCAGCCTGCTCAACAAGATCGGTTTTCGTCCATGGTTGCGCGGCGACAATCGGCCGGCATGTTTTGCCCGGCACCCGCGCGACATTTTCATGATTAGCGATTGGCAAGAAGCTTCGCGCAATGCTCGCGCGATCATCGGAAGCAGCGAACACATTGTTCCATTCGAGCGCTCGAGCCTGATCAGGATTCAGACGGACAGTGGACGGATTGTCGGGGCCGTGATCGAGCGCGACGGCGAGTACGTGCTAATTCGCTGCAAGGCGATGGTGCTCGCGACAGGGGGCCTCGCGAGTCTGTATCAGCATAACCTCTATCCAGGCCATCTCTATGGCGGCGGCCATGCTACGGCGCTCGAAGCCGGCTGTCAGCTGGTCAACATGGAATATATCCAGTTCATTCCTGGGTTGGTTGCGCCTAAAAACAAGGTGCTGTTCGGCGAGCACACCCTGAAATACTGCACCGGCATGGTCGACCAGCAGGGGCGCGACCTGTTCGCCGACTTGTCTCCGTCGGCGAGCGAGGCGTTGTTCGTCGAACGCAGCGCGTATGCACCGTTCAGTTGCGACTACGCGTCGCAGATCTTTGACATACGGATGATGGAGGCGATTCGCGCCGGCTCCGACGGCGTGCGTCTGACATTCGGCGCAAATCTGTACGAAGACCGTTCCGAGTTCTATGCGATCTACCTCGACTGGCTGAAACGCGAGCGGGGAATCGACATGTGTGTGGACGAGATACGTGTCGCGCCCTTTGCGCACAGTTGCAATGGCGGCATTCGCATCGACGAACACGGCGAAACCGCCGTGGCGGGTTTATTCGCGGTGGGAGAGGTGTCATCGGCGATTGAAGGGGCGAACCGTCTGGGGGGCAACTCGGTGGGCGGTGCGCTGGTGTTCGCCGATCGTGCGATCGAAAAGGCGGCGCACTATCGGGATTTGCACGAGTGCAGTGTCTCGTTCGACGAAATGGCGCGTGACTTCCAGTCATGGTGCGCGCAATTCGCCGCCATCGAATCGACGTGCACGGCCACAGAGGTGCTCAAAACAGTCAGGCAACTCCTCTGGATCAATGCAAATGTCCTCAGGGAGCACAGGTCGCTGTCCGACGCGCTAGCACGACTCGACGAGCTGGAGGCCGCCTACAGTCCGCTCGTTCACGGCTTCGACGCGTATCACGCGCTGGCCGTCGCGAAAGTCCTGATGCTCGCGATGCTGGGGCGCAGGGAAAGCCGTGGCGCGCATTTCCGTGCCGACTATCCCAATGCTGATCCACGCGTGTACCGGCAGATCGTCGCGTTCCACGCCGGCGCTCTCGAGATTCGCCGCGATCATCAGTAG
- a CDS encoding GtrA family protein, producing MIGSQFVRFAIAGVIGFVVDAGVLYLALACGLGFFAGRIVSFMAAVWVTWRINRRHTFRERAERSAWVEWWRYLLSMLGGASVNYAAYSVVVLTVHGSRLVPLIAVACGSVAGMFVNFFAAKFWAFKA from the coding sequence GTGATCGGCAGTCAATTCGTCCGGTTCGCGATCGCCGGCGTAATCGGCTTCGTCGTCGACGCCGGCGTCCTGTATCTGGCATTGGCCTGCGGGCTCGGTTTTTTTGCGGGGCGGATCGTGTCGTTCATGGCCGCTGTCTGGGTGACGTGGCGTATCAACCGGCGGCACACTTTCCGCGAGCGAGCCGAGAGGTCCGCGTGGGTCGAATGGTGGCGCTATCTGCTATCCATGCTCGGTGGCGCCAGTGTGAACTACGCAGCGTATTCGGTCGTTGTGCTTACCGTTCATGGCTCGCGGCTGGTCCCTCTGATTGCCGTGGCTTGCGGCTCTGTCGCAGGAATGTTTGTCAATTTCTTCGCCGCAAAATTCTGGGCGTTCAAGGCATAG
- a CDS encoding glycosyltransferase family 2 protein: protein MTALSTGRVAVLIPCLNEALTVPKVIRDFKNALPGAEVFVFDNNSTDGTIEVARAAGATVRKVTLGGKGNVIRRMFADVEADVYVLVDGDDTYDADAAPGMVSMLVDESLDMVVGTRISEEQSAYRFGHRFGNVMLTRCVSSVFGNTFTDMLSGFRVFSRRYVKSFPAHASGFETETELTVHALELRMPVSEVATVYRSRPEGSASKLNTYRDGFRILVTIARLLKSEKPFLFFSSASLVCALASILFAIPLLQTYLETGLVPRLPTALLCAALMLLGSILLVCGIVLDTVTHGRAETKRMAYLAVPGPNRS from the coding sequence ATGACCGCATTGTCCACCGGCCGAGTCGCCGTCCTGATTCCCTGCCTCAACGAAGCGTTGACGGTTCCGAAAGTGATACGCGACTTCAAGAACGCGTTGCCCGGAGCTGAAGTGTTCGTTTTCGATAACAATTCCACCGATGGAACCATCGAAGTGGCGCGGGCGGCAGGCGCAACGGTGCGCAAAGTCACATTGGGGGGCAAGGGCAATGTCATCCGGCGTATGTTCGCAGATGTCGAGGCGGATGTTTACGTGCTGGTCGACGGTGACGATACCTACGACGCCGATGCAGCCCCCGGTATGGTCTCGATGCTCGTCGACGAAAGCCTGGACATGGTTGTGGGAACCCGTATCAGCGAAGAGCAGTCCGCGTACCGATTCGGTCATCGGTTTGGCAATGTTATGTTGACCCGATGCGTGTCGTCAGTCTTCGGCAACACTTTCACGGATATGCTTTCTGGTTTTCGCGTCTTTTCCCGGCGCTACGTCAAGTCCTTCCCGGCGCATGCGTCCGGCTTTGAAACCGAAACCGAGCTGACCGTGCATGCCTTGGAATTGAGGATGCCGGTTTCGGAAGTAGCCACCGTTTACAGGTCGCGACCGGAAGGTTCCGCCAGCAAGCTGAATACGTACCGTGACGGCTTTCGTATCCTCGTCACCATCGCCAGGCTCCTGAAATCAGAGAAGCCATTTCTGTTTTTCTCGTCGGCTTCACTGGTTTGCGCACTTGCTTCAATTCTGTTCGCGATACCGCTGCTGCAGACCTATCTGGAGACCGGGCTCGTGCCGCGCTTGCCGACCGCATTGCTATGCGCGGCGCTCATGCTGCTCGGGAGCATTCTGCTCGTCTGCGGCATCGTGCTCGACACCGTCACACATGGCCGGGCCGAGACCAAGCGGATGGCTTATCTCGCTGTTCCGGGGCCAAACCGCTCGTGA
- a CDS encoding TetR/AcrR family transcriptional regulator: MSATDTTGRRARKRQSILERVASLAGDLFQRDGYESVTMEQIAQVADIARGTLYNHFPTKEAVLASWIHQELARDLQGFALGITAHTEFADGVPPLLDLSAQWCTAHRELLPPYLKFCFAGIQASTTDGGADGLVALYTQMIRNSQHVGKIRADLGAAHLATLFHHLYLGALMRWLALPNLELRREFALAIDVFLQGSARAPNEE; this comes from the coding sequence ATGAGTGCCACCGATACGACTGGACGTCGGGCTCGCAAACGTCAAAGCATCCTGGAACGAGTGGCGAGCCTTGCAGGCGATCTATTTCAGCGGGACGGGTACGAATCCGTGACGATGGAACAGATCGCGCAGGTAGCCGATATCGCGCGAGGCACGCTATACAACCACTTCCCGACCAAAGAAGCTGTGCTGGCATCCTGGATCCATCAGGAACTTGCGCGAGATTTGCAGGGCTTCGCGCTCGGCATAACCGCACACACGGAATTCGCGGACGGCGTCCCTCCACTGCTGGATCTATCCGCCCAGTGGTGCACAGCGCACAGAGAATTGCTGCCGCCGTATCTGAAGTTCTGCTTTGCGGGCATCCAGGCGTCCACGACTGACGGCGGCGCCGATGGGCTTGTAGCGCTCTACACGCAGATGATCCGCAATAGCCAGCACGTCGGAAAAATCCGCGCCGACCTCGGCGCTGCGCATCTTGCCACGCTCTTTCATCACCTTTATCTGGGCGCGCTGATGCGTTGGCTGGCCCTGCCGAATCTTGAACTGCGCCGCGAATTCGCTCTTGCGATCGATGTCTTCCTGCAAGGCAGCGCCCGCGCGCCGAACGAAGAATAA
- a CDS encoding glycosyltransferase gives MKLLALTYGTEGDTRPLAVLCRALMDAGHEVMLLADGATLGSAIALGVPHAALSGNIRDELSTLMASGKGVNATAASLASIANAKTRSWMQQTAEAAIGCDGLIVSGLAAFVGLSVSEHLGIRVIGAGLIPISPTQAFASPFLPSRWMPAALNRISHHAVNNLLWLAFRKATNSARQSVLGLPPRRKLWTAHPMLYGVSPALLPEPQDWPAHTLLCGQWLAPAESWVPPAALKAFLDEGEPPVYLGFGSMVGFDRKAVLNAFIDAAQGLRVLLYPGWSGTPDDMTLPDNFFIVEETPHQWLFPRTSLVIHHGGSGTTHSACRAGVPSVVLPFAGDQFFWADQLKRLGVAGDPVATRKLERDKLKQAIRFAQRAETRQRASALGKRMAQENGTATAVAEIETLLRT, from the coding sequence ATGAAACTCCTCGCATTGACCTACGGCACCGAAGGCGACACGAGACCTCTCGCTGTGCTGTGCCGCGCCTTGATGGATGCGGGACACGAGGTCATGCTGCTCGCCGATGGCGCAACGCTTGGGAGCGCCATCGCCCTGGGCGTTCCTCATGCGGCGTTGAGCGGAAACATAAGAGACGAGTTGAGTACCTTGATGGCCAGCGGCAAAGGCGTCAACGCCACAGCGGCGAGTCTGGCGAGCATCGCAAACGCCAAGACGCGCAGCTGGATGCAGCAGACCGCCGAGGCGGCCATAGGCTGCGATGGATTGATCGTATCGGGCCTGGCGGCCTTCGTGGGTTTATCCGTTTCCGAGCATCTCGGCATACGCGTGATCGGCGCCGGCCTGATACCCATCTCTCCGACACAGGCATTTGCCTCGCCATTCCTTCCTTCTCGCTGGATGCCCGCGGCGTTAAATCGGATCAGCCATCATGCAGTGAACAATCTGCTATGGCTCGCTTTCCGCAAAGCGACCAACAGCGCAAGACAAAGCGTGCTTGGGCTGCCACCGCGCCGGAAACTATGGACAGCGCACCCCATGCTATACGGCGTCTCCCCCGCGCTGTTACCCGAACCGCAGGATTGGCCCGCGCACACGCTACTGTGCGGGCAATGGCTGGCGCCTGCCGAGTCATGGGTACCACCGGCTGCGCTTAAAGCATTTCTGGATGAGGGCGAACCTCCCGTGTATCTGGGATTCGGCAGCATGGTCGGATTCGACCGGAAAGCCGTGCTGAATGCCTTCATAGACGCTGCGCAAGGGCTTCGCGTGCTCCTGTATCCAGGCTGGTCCGGCACGCCCGACGATATGACGCTGCCCGACAATTTCTTCATCGTCGAAGAAACACCCCATCAATGGCTGTTCCCGCGGACCTCGCTGGTTATCCATCACGGCGGCAGCGGCACGACTCATTCGGCGTGTCGCGCAGGGGTACCATCGGTCGTGTTGCCTTTTGCAGGAGACCAGTTCTTCTGGGCCGATCAACTGAAACGCCTCGGCGTAGCCGGCGACCCAGTAGCAACGCGCAAGCTGGAACGGGACAAGCTCAAACAGGCGATCAGATTTGCACAGCGTGCAGAGACGAGGCAACGCGCCTCTGCGCTTGGAAAACGAATGGCGCAGGAAAACGGCACAGCAACCGCCGTTGCGGAGATAGAGACGCTCCTTCGCACATGA
- a CDS encoding FkbM family methyltransferase, with protein MHDLLKATLKSVIPPALLRALRPQRRHADTWGSARYGLHGLRLPGGRHFIYRPSTADRMVCEQIFFNRDYATDHLARSNEIGDFYEACPDPIIVDAGANMGAAAVWFALTYPKAKVLAVEPDAANYGLLKLNTASFPSVLPLNAAIAANSGTLYLNDPGVGAWGYRTAEQPGEHSNAVEAMTLEQVLAKSSGTPFILKIDIEGAESDLFSRYTAVLDRFPLVIIELHDWMLPRESTSLNFLKWHVEMKRDFVNYGENIFSISNTMNGGAR; from the coding sequence TTGCACGATCTCTTGAAGGCCACGCTTAAGTCCGTGATACCCCCGGCGCTGCTGCGAGCGCTTCGACCGCAACGCAGGCACGCGGACACCTGGGGCAGCGCCCGATACGGTCTGCACGGATTGCGCCTGCCAGGAGGAAGGCATTTCATTTACCGGCCTTCGACGGCGGATCGCATGGTATGCGAGCAGATTTTTTTTAACCGGGACTATGCGACGGATCACCTGGCCCGCTCGAACGAGATCGGCGATTTTTACGAGGCCTGTCCCGATCCCATCATCGTCGACGCGGGTGCCAACATGGGCGCCGCAGCGGTCTGGTTTGCGCTGACCTACCCCAAGGCCAAGGTCCTCGCCGTTGAGCCGGACGCCGCGAACTACGGGTTGCTCAAACTCAACACGGCTTCGTTTCCGTCCGTCTTGCCGCTGAACGCGGCTATCGCGGCAAATAGCGGAACGCTTTATCTGAATGATCCAGGCGTTGGCGCGTGGGGCTATCGCACAGCGGAGCAACCCGGTGAACACTCCAATGCGGTTGAAGCGATGACGCTGGAGCAGGTGTTGGCGAAATCGAGCGGCACGCCGTTCATTCTTAAGATCGACATCGAAGGTGCCGAATCGGATCTGTTTTCACGCTACACAGCAGTATTGGACCGGTTTCCGCTGGTTATTATCGAACTGCATGACTGGATGCTTCCGCGCGAATCAACGAGTCTTAATTTCCTGAAATGGCACGTTGAAATGAAACGGGACTTCGTTAACTACGGCGAAAACATTTTCTCTATTTCCAATACGATGAATGGTGGAGCACGCTGA
- a CDS encoding alpha/beta hydrolase, with translation MHPVDFGGHFGWLYEPVSRPDKTRQLGIVLCGPLGHEALWLHQTIRSLADRLADQGFAVLRFDYAGTGDSVDTGKLVEPDKWVDEAIEAVDFLRRTTGIERVALIGVRFGAMVAAQAARAARVDTVALIAPVVVGRQFVREMDVLQRTWLDKTARHVASYTEPADAFDVLGHRFSRAAIEAIGKYDLRRVTSIPASSLLIVHAGSQGPSYELANLYSTLGAKVDSLPFPEYPEAMQPSWLAVLPRAALSSIETWFVREGARSPAPFPPAAFDAVAPSAPSRRAVGLHGIVETPVELADGRLFAMLCEPGGRSERSPLVVIANTAATHHVGDGRFNVELARSLAQAGIASLRLDADGIGDSRGAGTVANPSLLSYDQLAADTSLAVDWAVDRGHPRVAVFGICSGAYLGLHAATKNPAVAALLLVNLQGFDFPVGFRMCDAAKIGAGSTRAHFRAMLRAQKWSQVLRGEVSLRPVLRTLSRYAIDTVVSAVASLTGDANGSAVNKGSRARRRMMDLDARGVRVRLLFSPLDHGLDELRLHFGRGGRRLNKLAHASAMVIPNMDHEVLNPAARQRVAALCETFFTQAFAPK, from the coding sequence ATGCATCCTGTCGATTTCGGCGGACATTTCGGTTGGCTTTACGAGCCAGTGTCACGGCCTGACAAAACCAGGCAATTAGGGATCGTGCTCTGCGGCCCCCTCGGCCATGAAGCTTTATGGCTGCATCAAACCATCCGCTCGCTCGCCGACCGTCTCGCGGACCAGGGATTTGCAGTACTAAGATTCGACTACGCCGGCACCGGCGACTCCGTTGATACCGGCAAGCTCGTCGAACCGGACAAATGGGTAGACGAAGCGATCGAAGCCGTGGATTTCCTCAGACGAACAACGGGCATCGAACGCGTCGCGCTTATCGGGGTCCGCTTTGGCGCGATGGTTGCCGCGCAGGCCGCGCGTGCAGCGCGCGTCGATACGGTGGCGCTCATCGCGCCAGTCGTGGTTGGGCGGCAGTTCGTGCGAGAAATGGATGTCCTGCAGCGCACGTGGCTCGACAAGACGGCCCGCCATGTGGCCAGCTATACAGAACCTGCCGACGCATTCGATGTGCTGGGGCATCGCTTCAGCCGCGCCGCCATCGAAGCAATCGGCAAATACGATTTGCGCCGGGTCACGTCGATACCCGCGAGCAGCCTGTTGATCGTTCACGCCGGCAGTCAGGGTCCCAGCTACGAGCTGGCGAACCTGTACAGCACGCTTGGCGCAAAGGTCGATTCCCTGCCGTTTCCCGAATATCCTGAGGCGATGCAGCCCTCATGGCTCGCCGTCTTGCCTCGGGCGGCATTGAGTTCGATCGAGACATGGTTCGTCCGCGAAGGAGCACGCTCACCCGCGCCGTTTCCGCCCGCTGCATTTGACGCAGTGGCGCCCTCAGCGCCTTCCCGGCGCGCAGTCGGTTTGCACGGCATTGTCGAGACACCGGTCGAGCTTGCCGATGGACGTTTATTCGCCATGCTGTGCGAACCGGGCGGCCGTTCGGAACGCTCGCCGCTTGTCGTCATCGCCAACACTGCCGCAACGCATCATGTCGGCGACGGCCGGTTTAACGTCGAACTCGCCCGTTCGCTGGCACAAGCGGGAATCGCATCGCTGCGACTCGATGCAGACGGCATTGGTGACAGCCGCGGTGCGGGGACAGTTGCGAACCCGTCCTTGCTCAGTTACGACCAGCTCGCCGCCGATACGTCGCTGGCGGTCGACTGGGCCGTCGACAGGGGGCATCCGCGCGTCGCCGTCTTCGGGATCTGTTCAGGCGCCTATCTGGGGCTTCACGCAGCCACGAAAAACCCGGCCGTCGCCGCCCTCCTGCTGGTCAATCTCCAGGGTTTCGACTTTCCGGTTGGCTTCAGGATGTGTGACGCCGCAAAGATCGGCGCAGGTTCAACACGCGCCCATTTCCGCGCCATGCTTCGCGCGCAAAAATGGTCGCAGGTTCTGCGCGGTGAGGTTAGCTTGCGGCCGGTGTTGCGAACGCTGTCCCGCTATGCCATCGACACGGTCGTGAGTGCCGTCGCGTCATTGACCGGCGACGCGAACGGCAGCGCGGTGAACAAGGGCTCGCGCGCCCGGCGGCGCATGATGGATCTCGATGCGCGAGGCGTCCGGGTCCGGCTGCTCTTCAGTCCGCTGGATCACGGGTTGGACGAACTACGCCTGCACTTCGGCCGCGGCGGACGCCGGCTCAACAAGCTGGCGCATGCCAGCGCGATGGTGATTCCGAACATGGACCACGAGGTGTTGAATCCTGCGGCACGGCAGCGGGTTGCCGCGTTGTGCGAGACATTTTTCACCCAGGCGTTCGCGCCCAAATGA
- a CDS encoding SCO family protein, giving the protein MNTRPDPIEHTSIRKLTRRAVLRGMASATLAALAATPPRLYAQHVAMGVVNPPVQLDDVWLVDQTGRKQRLNDLLSQHVSALQTIYTGCSSVCPLQGALFNAVQDRIPNIRANHPVQLLSIGIDPLSDSPPALHEWLMRFQAGPAWHAATPTLGDVDRIRTALSGSRLPLGNLADHATQIYCFDASAKLRWRSADLPRADEICDVLNALGRV; this is encoded by the coding sequence ATGAACACGCGCCCCGATCCCATCGAGCACACGTCCATTCGAAAACTGACTCGACGTGCTGTGCTGCGCGGTATGGCATCGGCCACGCTGGCCGCGCTGGCCGCGACGCCGCCCCGCCTATACGCGCAACATGTGGCGATGGGGGTCGTCAATCCGCCGGTTCAACTCGACGATGTCTGGTTAGTCGACCAGACCGGCAGGAAGCAACGGTTGAACGACTTGCTGAGTCAGCACGTGAGCGCGCTGCAGACGATCTATACCGGTTGCAGTTCGGTATGCCCGTTGCAAGGTGCGCTGTTCAATGCGGTCCAGGACCGGATACCAAATATCCGCGCAAATCATCCGGTTCAATTGCTGTCGATCGGAATCGATCCGCTGTCCGATTCGCCCCCGGCGTTGCACGAATGGCTGATGCGTTTTCAGGCGGGCCCTGCTTGGCACGCAGCAACGCCGACATTGGGCGATGTCGACCGGATACGCACGGCGCTCTCGGGTAGCCGCTTGCCACTCGGGAACCTCGCCGATCATGCAACGCAGATCTATTGCTTCGATGCGAGCGCAAAGCTGCGCTGGCGTAGTGCCGACCTTCCGCGTGCAGACGAAATCTGCGATGTGCTCAACGCGCTAGGACGAGTGTAG